From the genome of Erythrobacter litoralis, one region includes:
- the tsaE gene encoding tRNA (adenosine(37)-N6)-threonylcarbamoyltransferase complex ATPase subunit type 1 TsaE, producing MSAEEQRIDLPDLAAMEAFGQRIARRLRPGDVVALSGGLGAGKTTLARAILAALGHQGEVPSPTFTIVETYDAPPLSVPVAHADFYRLDDPCELAEIGLDDYRDGAALIAEWPDHAGGFGHEPACIEIRLAARTKDAEEGRIAIVKAGPDWLGRMP from the coding sequence ATGAGCGCCGAGGAGCAGCGCATCGACCTGCCCGACCTTGCCGCGATGGAGGCGTTCGGGCAACGCATCGCGCGAAGGCTGCGGCCGGGCGACGTGGTCGCGCTGTCGGGGGGGCTCGGTGCGGGCAAGACGACGCTGGCGCGCGCGATCCTGGCGGCGCTCGGCCACCAGGGCGAGGTGCCTTCGCCGACCTTCACCATCGTCGAAACCTATGACGCACCGCCGCTGTCGGTGCCGGTCGCGCACGCCGATTTCTACCGGCTCGACGACCCCTGCGAGCTCGCCGAGATCGGCCTCGACGACTATCGCGACGGCGCCGCGCTGATCGCCGAATGGCCCGATCACGCCGGCGGCTTCGGACATGAGCCGGCCTGCATCGAGATAAGGCTCGCCGCGCGCACGAAAGATGCGGAAGAGGGGCGGATCGCGATTGTGAAAGCTGGGCCTGATTGGCTAGGACGCATGCCATGA
- a CDS encoding PD-(D/E)XK nuclease family protein, with protein sequence MGERPGPAVYSIAAHRGFADALVAGLVPRYREPDVGLARLTLLVPSSRAARTISEAFIRHAGQSGEAGLLMPRMVTVGDLDLDEALGALLDPLGAADIPPAVEPGRRWLELAALIDEERAAMSESPLPGVARLRLAQDMARTMDRLLVEAKEPEDLLGEPVRDLLGDLAVHWQASLRLFARVQARWRIRLDELGAVDAATRRNLLFERAARRWRDEPPATPIVAAGVTSASPALARMLRTIADLPNGAVVLPDLDLAMDEAAWEELGRAGAAPEPGGEVFAHGDALTHPQYHLKLLLERMGIARAEVRPWHRRGMAAAEPERSRAISSLFLPPRASRAWIGLAPEQRRLSGVRLMTLATSEEEAQAVALLVREALEEPERRIAVVAADRALARRVVQHLARWKIAADDSAGRPLALTAAGRMFGLLAVLMSEGPAPLALIAAFAHPLVRADTPEMRAAWLGSLRRFDHRLRGKSPSPKLAALGSLAHRADEGEWWDEAARLVAPLFEPLESGDEARPLADMLDRLAEVAESLCGLRVWANEDGRALADMVEQLRLDARACGTFLPPRDMAKVVRDCMDEIAVRPPYGGHPRISIYGLLEARMARADLVICAGLNEGTWPQPPAPDPLLAPGVLRALGVPGAEFRIGLAAHDLAGAMGAPQVVLSRAQRDSEGPTLPSRFWLRAEALLGEKLAERHRETRIPALLSRFDRAPEPVPPAARPEPRPTPEQRKVAISATSLDRLLGDPYQFYAKEILRLSRLDALSADPFDDPALRGTLVHAILEAWHGEHAARPDLPLVPFAKARLEREAVHPLFRGLWQPRILEALAWFEQRIAQDSAEGREIVAWEAKGSMNLSGVEVRGRVDRIDRMPDGTLAIIDYKTGTPPSAKQVEKGFALQMGVLGLIARDGEFTIGDRLIHGEASRFEYWSLGRDSGRGKDGTPAFGYVVQPMKTEGKRSGLLPENFLPHHEDRLAEAIGSYIRGNEPFRARENPDYPGYDEFDQLMRLQEWIVTLGPGKTGDAA encoded by the coding sequence ATGGGAGAGAGACCCGGTCCTGCGGTCTATTCGATCGCCGCGCATCGCGGTTTCGCGGACGCGCTCGTCGCGGGACTGGTGCCGCGTTATCGCGAGCCGGATGTCGGCCTGGCCCGACTGACCCTGCTAGTCCCTTCGAGCCGCGCTGCACGCACCATTTCCGAGGCCTTCATCCGCCATGCCGGCCAATCCGGCGAAGCGGGCCTGCTGATGCCGCGCATGGTGACCGTGGGCGATCTCGACCTCGACGAGGCGCTCGGCGCGCTGCTCGACCCGCTTGGGGCGGCCGACATACCTCCCGCGGTCGAGCCGGGCCGCCGTTGGCTCGAACTCGCCGCGCTGATCGATGAGGAGCGCGCCGCCATGAGCGAGTCGCCGCTCCCCGGAGTGGCGCGGCTCCGGCTGGCGCAGGACATGGCGCGGACGATGGACCGCTTGCTGGTCGAGGCGAAGGAGCCGGAGGATCTGCTGGGCGAACCGGTAAGAGACCTCCTCGGCGACCTCGCGGTGCACTGGCAGGCTTCGCTGCGGCTCTTCGCGCGGGTTCAGGCGCGCTGGCGCATCCGGCTTGACGAACTGGGGGCGGTCGATGCGGCGACGCGGCGCAATCTCCTGTTCGAACGCGCTGCGCGGCGGTGGCGCGACGAGCCGCCCGCGACGCCGATCGTCGCCGCCGGTGTCACCAGCGCGTCGCCGGCGCTCGCGCGGATGCTGCGGACAATTGCGGACCTGCCCAATGGGGCGGTTGTCCTGCCCGATCTCGACCTCGCCATGGATGAGGCAGCATGGGAAGAACTCGGCCGTGCCGGGGCCGCGCCAGAGCCCGGCGGCGAGGTCTTCGCGCATGGCGATGCGCTGACCCATCCGCAATATCACCTCAAGCTGCTGCTTGAACGGATGGGCATAGCCAGGGCCGAGGTTCGACCGTGGCACCGGCGCGGAATGGCTGCTGCCGAGCCCGAGCGCAGCCGCGCGATCAGCTCGCTTTTCCTTCCGCCCAGGGCGAGCAGGGCGTGGATCGGGCTTGCGCCCGAGCAACGGCGCCTGTCCGGCGTGCGGCTGATGACACTCGCCACGAGCGAGGAGGAGGCACAGGCGGTCGCGCTGCTGGTGCGCGAGGCGCTGGAGGAGCCGGAGCGGCGGATCGCCGTGGTCGCCGCCGACCGGGCGCTTGCAAGGCGCGTCGTTCAGCATCTCGCACGCTGGAAAATCGCCGCCGATGACAGCGCGGGCCGCCCACTTGCGCTGACCGCTGCGGGACGCATGTTCGGCCTTCTCGCGGTGCTGATGAGTGAGGGACCCGCCCCGCTCGCGCTGATCGCGGCGTTCGCCCATCCGCTCGTGCGTGCCGATACCCCTGAAATGCGCGCGGCATGGCTCGGCTCGCTGCGCCGTTTCGACCACCGCCTGCGGGGAAAATCGCCGTCGCCGAAACTTGCCGCGCTGGGGAGCCTGGCGCACAGGGCGGACGAGGGCGAATGGTGGGACGAGGCCGCACGCCTTGTCGCGCCGCTGTTCGAACCGCTCGAAAGCGGTGATGAGGCGCGCCCCCTCGCCGACATGCTCGATCGTCTTGCCGAGGTTGCCGAGAGCCTGTGCGGGCTCAGGGTATGGGCGAACGAGGACGGGCGGGCGCTTGCCGACATGGTCGAGCAATTGCGGCTCGATGCGCGCGCCTGCGGCACGTTCCTGCCTCCGCGCGACATGGCAAAGGTCGTGCGCGACTGCATGGACGAAATCGCCGTGCGCCCGCCCTATGGAGGCCATCCGCGCATTTCCATCTACGGCCTGCTCGAAGCGCGCATGGCCCGCGCCGATCTGGTCATCTGCGCGGGCCTCAACGAAGGCACGTGGCCGCAGCCGCCTGCGCCCGATCCGCTGCTTGCCCCCGGTGTGCTGCGTGCGCTGGGTGTGCCTGGGGCCGAGTTTCGCATCGGCCTTGCCGCGCATGACCTGGCAGGCGCCATGGGAGCGCCGCAGGTCGTGCTGAGCCGGGCGCAGCGCGATTCCGAAGGGCCGACGCTGCCCTCCCGTTTCTGGCTGAGAGCTGAGGCGCTGCTGGGCGAGAAACTGGCCGAGCGCCACCGCGAGACGCGCATCCCTGCGCTGCTCAGCCGGTTCGACCGCGCGCCGGAGCCTGTTCCGCCTGCGGCAAGGCCCGAACCGCGTCCGACGCCCGAACAGCGCAAGGTGGCGATCAGCGCGACCTCGCTCGACCGGCTGCTGGGCGACCCGTACCAGTTCTATGCCAAGGAGATCCTGCGCCTGTCGCGGCTCGATGCGCTCAGCGCCGATCCGTTCGACGACCCGGCGCTGCGCGGCACGCTGGTCCACGCCATTCTCGAGGCGTGGCATGGCGAGCACGCGGCGCGCCCGGACCTCCCGCTCGTGCCCTTCGCCAAGGCGCGGCTTGAGAGGGAAGCGGTCCACCCGCTTTTCCGGGGGCTTTGGCAACCGCGCATCCTTGAAGCTCTCGCCTGGTTCGAGCAACGCATCGCGCAGGACTCGGCCGAGGGGCGCGAGATCGTCGCCTGGGAGGCGAAGGGCAGCATGAACTTGAGCGGCGTCGAGGTGCGCGGGCGGGTCGACCGCATCGACCGGATGCCGGACGGGACTTTGGCCATCATCGACTACAAGACCGGAACGCCGCCCAGCGCCAAGCAGGTCGAGAAGGGGTTCGCGCTGCAGATGGGCGTCCTCGGCCTGATCGCGCGCGATGGCGAATTCACGATCGGCGACCGGCTCATCCACGGTGAGGCTAGCCGGTTCGAATACTGGTCGCTCGGCCGGGATTCGGGCCGTGGCAAGGACGGAACTCCCGCCTTCGGCTATGTCGTCCAGCCGATGAAGACCGAAGGCAAGCGCAGCGGCCTATTGCCAGAGAACTTCCTGCCGCATCATGAGGACAGGCTCGCCGAAGCGATCGGCAGCTATATCCGGGGAAACGAGCCCTTCCGGGCGCGCGAGAACCCCGATTATCCCGGCTATGACGAATTCGACCAGCTGATGCGACTGCAGGAATGGATCGTGACGCTCGGGCCCGGCAAGACGGGAGACGCTGCATGA
- a CDS encoding inositol monophosphatase family protein yields MSELTALDAEIRDLLRFAAERSMLPRFRALAEGDVEMKGEDDPVTVVDREVEDFLTEALTRLAPGVAVVGEEAVHADAGVLDNLSDQCWIIDPLDGTANFTEGKEPFGIIVALADAGRAVAGWIYDPNLDRLCHVRAGEGAKINGETVSARTTGENPPVTAVSRMFLTPEEAAVLDAKLVAHYTLVDIPRCAAEQYPRLVLGQNDVSTFKRTYPWDHAAGVLWLNEAGGRAARLDGSEYRVDDGAGKPGLVGASSPTIWNEFIAHVTG; encoded by the coding sequence ATGAGTGAATTGACCGCTCTCGACGCCGAGATCCGCGACCTGCTGCGCTTTGCTGCGGAACGGTCAATGCTGCCCCGCTTCCGCGCATTGGCGGAGGGCGACGTCGAGATGAAGGGCGAGGACGATCCCGTCACCGTGGTCGACCGCGAAGTGGAGGACTTCCTTACCGAAGCGCTCACCCGTCTCGCCCCCGGGGTCGCGGTGGTGGGAGAGGAGGCGGTCCACGCGGATGCGGGCGTGCTAGACAACCTTTCGGACCAGTGCTGGATCATCGATCCGCTCGATGGGACAGCGAACTTCACCGAAGGCAAGGAACCCTTCGGCATCATCGTCGCGCTGGCTGATGCCGGGCGCGCGGTCGCGGGGTGGATCTACGACCCCAATCTCGACCGCCTGTGCCATGTCCGTGCCGGGGAAGGCGCGAAGATCAACGGAGAGACAGTGAGCGCGCGAACAACCGGGGAGAACCCGCCGGTGACCGCGGTCAGCCGCATGTTCCTGACCCCCGAAGAGGCCGCGGTTCTCGATGCGAAGCTCGTCGCCCATTATACCCTTGTCGACATCCCGCGCTGCGCGGCCGAGCAATATCCGCGCCTCGTGCTGGGGCAAAACGACGTTTCGACCTTCAAGCGCACCTATCCGTGGGACCATGCCGCGGGCGTGCTCTGGCTGAACGAAGCTGGTGGAAGGGCTGCTCGGCTCGACGGAAGCGAATACCGGGTCGACGACGGCGCTGGAAAGCCCGGCCTTGTCGGCGCGTCGAGCCCTACGATCTGGAACGAATTCATCGCCCACGTCACGGGCTGA
- the trxA gene encoding thioredoxin — MATVNVTDESWKSDVLESDKPVLVDFWADWCGPCKMIAPALEEISDELGEKVTIAKMDIMANTGVPTEMGVQGIPFLVLFKDGKPAAHLQGARPKSQLKQWLEGEL, encoded by the coding sequence ATGGCCACCGTCAATGTGACCGATGAAAGCTGGAAATCCGACGTGCTCGAAAGCGACAAGCCCGTTCTGGTCGATTTCTGGGCCGATTGGTGCGGTCCGTGCAAGATGATCGCCCCGGCGCTCGAGGAAATCAGCGATGAACTCGGCGAAAAGGTGACGATCGCCAAGATGGACATCATGGCCAATACCGGCGTGCCAACCGAGATGGGCGTGCAGGGCATTCCCTTCCTCGTCCTGTTCAAGGACGGCAAGCCCGCCGCGCATCTTCAGGGCGCGCGTCCGAAAAGCCAGCTCAAGCAGTGGCTTGAGGGCGAACTCTGA
- a CDS encoding aminoglycoside phosphotransferase family protein — translation MTTLPDGLHDFLREAGWSDAAIDPLPGDASFRRYFRLRAGDRGAMLMHAPPPHEDPVPFLDVAGWLTANGLRAPAIHHADAQAGWVLLEDFGDDRMRDWLDVRPDDERAAYESAVDALVELHRLPPGPFAPYDMEAYLREVRLFTEWYAPAVGLDVDFAGHDAAWREALAPLLERQEPGVTVLRDYHAENIMLLGHPAERAPQGLIDFQDALVGHPAYDLVSLLQDARREVPTALEAAMLDRYAEATGAGDDFRADYARLGAQRNAKIVGIFTRLHKRDGKPRYLSMIPRVWEAMERDLAHPALAPVASWFDANVPEPLRRAHGGEIA, via the coding sequence ATGACGACGCTTCCCGACGGGCTGCACGACTTCCTGCGCGAGGCAGGCTGGAGCGATGCGGCGATCGACCCTCTTCCCGGCGATGCGTCATTCCGGCGCTATTTCCGCCTGCGCGCGGGAGATCGTGGGGCGATGCTGATGCACGCGCCGCCCCCGCACGAGGATCCGGTGCCGTTCCTCGATGTCGCGGGCTGGCTCACTGCGAACGGGCTTCGCGCGCCCGCGATCCACCATGCCGACGCGCAGGCGGGCTGGGTCCTGCTCGAGGATTTCGGCGATGACCGGATGCGTGACTGGCTCGACGTCCGACCCGACGATGAACGTGCGGCCTATGAGAGTGCGGTCGATGCGCTGGTGGAACTCCATCGCCTGCCGCCGGGTCCTTTTGCGCCCTATGACATGGAAGCCTATCTGCGTGAGGTGCGGCTTTTCACCGAATGGTATGCGCCGGCCGTCGGTCTCGATGTGGACTTTGCCGGGCACGACGCTGCCTGGCGCGAGGCGCTCGCACCGTTGCTTGAGCGGCAGGAGCCTGGCGTGACGGTGCTGCGCGATTACCACGCGGAGAACATCATGCTGCTCGGCCATCCGGCGGAGCGTGCACCGCAGGGGCTGATCGATTTCCAGGACGCCCTTGTCGGCCACCCGGCCTACGATCTCGTGTCGCTGCTGCAGGATGCGCGCCGCGAAGTCCCGACCGCGCTCGAGGCCGCAATGCTCGACCGTTACGCCGAGGCCACCGGGGCCGGCGACGATTTCCGCGCCGATTACGCCCGTCTCGGGGCGCAGCGCAATGCCAAGATCGTCGGCATCTTCACCCGGCTTCACAAGCGCGATGGCAAGCCGCGCTACCTCTCCATGATCCCGCGCGTCTGGGAAGCGATGGAGCGCGATCTCGCCCATCCGGCGCTCGCCCCGGTTGCGAGCTGGTTCGATGCCAATGTACCCGAGCCGCTACGCCGCGCGCATGGGGGAGAGATCGCTTGA
- a CDS encoding nucleotidyltransferase family protein, translating to MVLAAGLGKRMRPLTASQPKPLVRVAGKALIDHALDRLDDAGIARAVVNVHYLADALEAHVLERGSPKVTISDERDLLLETGGGLVRAQGNLPDPFFCLNADNIWLDGPKNAFADLSARWDPDAMDAVLLLVPHVRAANFSGPGDFYMDAGGLLSRRRTGRIAPFIYTGIQLVSHRLLREAPEGPFSTNILWNRAIEEGRLFGISFTGQWFEVGTPQAIAPTEAALSGV from the coding sequence ATGGTCCTTGCCGCCGGGCTGGGCAAGAGGATGCGCCCGCTCACCGCCTCGCAGCCCAAACCGCTGGTGCGGGTCGCGGGCAAGGCACTGATCGACCACGCGCTCGACCGGCTTGACGATGCGGGCATCGCGCGCGCGGTGGTCAATGTCCATTACCTTGCCGATGCGCTCGAGGCGCATGTTCTCGAACGCGGGTCACCCAAAGTGACGATCTCGGACGAGCGCGACCTGCTTCTGGAAACGGGCGGCGGGCTGGTGCGGGCGCAGGGTAACCTGCCGGACCCGTTCTTTTGCCTCAACGCGGACAATATCTGGCTCGACGGGCCGAAGAACGCCTTTGCCGACCTGTCGGCGCGCTGGGACCCGGATGCGATGGATGCGGTGCTCCTTCTCGTCCCGCATGTCCGGGCGGCCAATTTCAGCGGGCCGGGTGATTTCTACATGGACGCGGGCGGCCTCCTCTCGCGCCGCCGGACGGGCCGCATCGCACCCTTCATCTATACCGGCATCCAGCTCGTCTCCCACCGCCTGCTTCGCGAGGCGCCGGAGGGGCCGTTCTCGACCAATATCCTCTGGAACCGCGCGATTGAGGAGGGGCGGCTGTTCGGCATCTCCTTTACCGGCCAGTGGTTCGAGGTCGGCACGCCGCAGGCGATCGCGCCGACCGAAGCCGCGCTTTCGGGGGTCTGA
- the addA gene encoding double-strand break repair helicase AddA: MSGKVFALRGNQREAVDPEDNVWLSASAGTGKTQVLSARVLRLLLREEVDPGQILCLTFTKAGAAEMANRINSVLARWVRLEPTALGKELGHLGADIDPETQARARTLFASVLDCPGGGLRIDTIHAFSQWLIANFPQEAGLQPGAQPMDDRTRELLARDVLTDMIEEARSSRDDRLTGAIADFVTRKDPTALRGWLLRCAGAAELWEGPGSWQPPFAERIRSLLEIPADADEAWASEVLHPDTFPDHHLSAMLPVMQQWNAKNGRDCAEFIQRWLSCPPAARAELVSCFYDTVLKKDGEPRLMKVPTKQDPLIPERQQEIAAALSLYTERCALLGLAALLEDALTIGRAFALKWSKAKEREGLLEFDDLIRKAAALLSGSLSADWIRYKLDRRFDHILIDEAQDTNKAQWDIIDALIDDFFSGEGAHGDRLRTIFTVGDYKQAIFGFQGTSPENFARAKERVRARIEAARTNIEGMRTNRRAPRFRDLDLGQSYRTSRPVLDFVNSAILTLGHGAFGLDTAPGDHVGADRPGLVTLWHPVRAVDAADETPEDASEDEGAEDKNWLPRHDTLLAEKIALQVERWVKGGEPFVLAKGDAPRHAGPGDVMVLVRKRKDLAAQIVAKLYACGVPVAGVDRLRLGEPLAVRDLLAALRFAAQPRDDLSLACMLVSPLIGWSQDDLLAFAVRERGVRLWDHLRRHGDPFVAESAERLRDLLALADYQTPQALMSWLLTGPWRGREKLVARLGREANDPIDELLNAAFAYESAHVPSLAGFLEWFDAGATDLKRDSGEGTGQVRVMTVHGSKGLQAPIVILADATGEPGKGGEIELEDMPLGEPTGRMVPVPGLSKDQLCGRVAEAAENSRSAEMQEHWRLLYVAMTRAEEALFIGGSLGPKQIEKGPPEDSWYFRLAPLFTRDDQPDDIWGARREIGYRAEPLVPDGDVAFGGTSEPLPEWATTPVGPEPRPPRPLAPSGAGEERGADPPLSAGSGDGAAHAARRGILIHRLLERLPDVAPDAREAVAARWLERQAHDLHGAAREEMAAQALAVLAEPEFAAIFAPGALAEVPLAATIGGIVVAGTADRLLVEQDCVTVVDFKTTRRPPARFEEVPAAALHQMAAYAAALEAIYPGREVRAALLYTHAPVLIKVPGETLPIHKRGLGEAQESYPREGPMHIE; this comes from the coding sequence ATGAGCGGCAAGGTCTTTGCGCTCAGGGGAAACCAGCGCGAGGCGGTCGATCCCGAGGACAATGTCTGGCTTTCCGCATCGGCGGGGACAGGCAAGACCCAGGTCCTGTCCGCGCGCGTGCTGCGCCTGCTGCTGCGCGAGGAGGTCGATCCGGGACAGATCCTGTGTCTCACCTTCACCAAGGCGGGTGCGGCGGAAATGGCGAACCGGATCAATTCCGTGCTCGCGCGCTGGGTGCGCCTCGAACCGACCGCTCTCGGGAAGGAACTCGGGCATCTCGGCGCGGACATCGACCCGGAGACGCAGGCCCGTGCGCGGACCCTGTTCGCGAGCGTGCTCGATTGCCCGGGCGGGGGGCTGAGGATCGACACGATTCACGCCTTCTCGCAATGGCTGATCGCGAATTTCCCTCAGGAAGCCGGCCTCCAGCCGGGCGCACAGCCGATGGACGATCGCACCCGCGAACTGCTCGCCCGCGACGTGCTGACCGACATGATCGAGGAAGCGCGAAGCAGCCGGGATGATCGCCTGACCGGCGCGATCGCAGATTTCGTCACCCGCAAGGACCCCACTGCGCTGCGGGGATGGCTGCTGCGCTGCGCCGGAGCGGCCGAATTGTGGGAAGGGCCGGGAAGCTGGCAGCCTCCCTTTGCCGAACGGATCCGCAGCCTGCTCGAGATCCCGGCCGATGCGGATGAGGCATGGGCGAGCGAGGTGCTGCATCCCGATACCTTCCCGGACCATCATCTATCGGCGATGCTGCCGGTCATGCAGCAATGGAATGCGAAGAACGGGCGCGATTGCGCCGAGTTCATCCAACGCTGGCTGTCCTGTCCGCCCGCCGCGCGCGCGGAGCTGGTTTCCTGCTTCTACGACACGGTCCTTAAGAAGGACGGTGAGCCGCGCCTGATGAAAGTGCCCACCAAGCAGGACCCGCTGATCCCCGAGCGCCAGCAGGAGATCGCCGCAGCTCTCTCGCTCTACACCGAACGGTGCGCGCTGCTCGGTCTTGCCGCGCTGCTTGAGGATGCGCTGACAATCGGGCGGGCCTTCGCGCTTAAATGGAGCAAAGCCAAGGAACGCGAGGGCCTGCTCGAATTCGACGACCTCATCCGCAAGGCCGCCGCGCTGCTGTCGGGTTCGCTTTCGGCCGACTGGATCCGCTACAAGCTCGACCGGCGCTTCGACCACATCCTGATCGACGAGGCGCAGGACACGAACAAGGCGCAATGGGACATCATCGATGCGCTGATCGACGATTTCTTCTCGGGCGAAGGCGCGCATGGCGACCGGCTGCGCACGATCTTCACGGTGGGCGATTACAAGCAGGCGATCTTCGGGTTCCAGGGCACGAGCCCGGAGAATTTCGCGCGCGCCAAGGAACGGGTTCGCGCGAGGATCGAGGCGGCGAGAACGAATATCGAGGGCATGCGGACCAATCGCCGCGCGCCGCGCTTTCGCGATCTCGATCTCGGCCAGTCCTATCGCACGTCACGCCCGGTGCTCGATTTCGTCAATTCCGCGATCCTCACGCTTGGGCATGGAGCCTTCGGGCTCGACACCGCGCCGGGGGATCATGTGGGCGCGGATCGGCCGGGGCTCGTGACACTGTGGCATCCGGTGCGTGCGGTCGATGCGGCGGACGAGACGCCGGAGGATGCGAGCGAGGATGAAGGGGCCGAGGACAAGAACTGGCTCCCGCGCCACGACACGCTGCTGGCCGAGAAGATCGCGCTCCAGGTCGAACGCTGGGTCAAGGGTGGGGAGCCCTTTGTGCTCGCGAAGGGGGACGCGCCGCGCCATGCGGGGCCGGGCGATGTCATGGTGCTGGTGCGCAAGCGCAAGGATCTCGCCGCGCAGATCGTCGCCAAGCTTTATGCCTGCGGCGTGCCGGTGGCTGGCGTCGACCGGTTGCGTCTGGGCGAGCCGCTGGCGGTGCGAGACCTCCTCGCTGCGCTGCGTTTTGCCGCGCAGCCGCGCGACGACCTGTCGCTCGCCTGCATGCTCGTCTCGCCGCTGATCGGGTGGAGCCAGGACGACCTTCTCGCTTTCGCGGTGCGTGAACGGGGCGTGCGGCTGTGGGACCATCTGCGCAGACATGGCGACCCGTTCGTCGCGGAGAGCGCCGAGCGGCTGCGCGATCTCCTTGCGCTGGCCGATTACCAGACTCCGCAGGCGCTCATGTCCTGGCTGCTGACCGGCCCGTGGCGGGGGCGCGAAAAGCTGGTTGCGCGGCTAGGGCGTGAGGCGAATGATCCGATTGACGAACTGCTCAACGCCGCCTTCGCCTATGAGAGCGCGCATGTGCCGAGCCTTGCAGGCTTTCTCGAATGGTTCGACGCGGGAGCGACCGATCTTAAAAGGGATTCAGGCGAAGGGACCGGCCAGGTGCGAGTGATGACGGTCCATGGCTCCAAGGGCCTGCAGGCGCCGATCGTGATCCTGGCCGATGCGACCGGCGAGCCCGGTAAGGGCGGCGAGATCGAACTGGAGGACATGCCGCTCGGCGAGCCGACCGGGCGAATGGTGCCGGTGCCCGGTCTGAGCAAGGACCAGCTGTGCGGACGTGTTGCCGAGGCGGCCGAGAACAGCCGGAGCGCCGAGATGCAGGAGCACTGGCGGCTGCTTTACGTGGCAATGACGCGAGCGGAAGAGGCGCTTTTCATCGGCGGGTCGCTGGGGCCGAAACAGATCGAGAAGGGACCGCCCGAGGACAGCTGGTATTTCCGGCTCGCCCCGCTTTTCACCCGCGACGATCAGCCGGACGATATCTGGGGCGCCCGGCGCGAGATCGGCTACCGGGCCGAACCGCTGGTGCCGGACGGCGACGTCGCTTTCGGCGGGACATCGGAGCCGCTGCCTGAATGGGCGACGACACCGGTCGGTCCCGAACCACGCCCGCCGCGCCCGCTCGCGCCCAGCGGTGCGGGCGAGGAACGGGGCGCCGACCCGCCGCTTTCGGCCGGATCGGGCGACGGGGCCGCGCACGCTGCGCGGCGCGGCATCCTGATCCATCGACTGCTCGAACGCCTGCCCGATGTCGCGCCCGACGCCCGCGAGGCGGTGGCCGCACGCTGGCTCGAGAGGCAGGCGCACGACCTGCACGGAGCCGCGCGTGAGGAAATGGCGGCGCAGGCGCTCGCGGTTCTCGCCGAACCCGAATTCGCCGCGATCTTCGCGCCCGGCGCGCTTGCCGAGGTCCCGCTTGCAGCGACGATCGGAGGGATCGTCGTCGCCGGGACCGCCGACCGGCTACTGGTCGAGCAGGACTGCGTGACCGTGGTCGATTTCAAGACGACCCGCCGCCCGCCCGCGCGGTTTGAAGAAGTGCCTGCCGCCGCCCTGCACCAGATGGCCGCCTATGCGGCCGCGCTCGAGGCGATCTATCCGGGCCGCGAGGTGCGCGCCGCGTTGCTCTACACTCACGCCCCGGTCCTGATCAAAGTGCCAGGCGAAACGCTCCCCATCCACAAGCGGGGATTGGGCGAGGCGCAGGAAAGCTATCCGCGCGAAGGCCCGATGCATATTGAGTGA